The following are encoded in a window of bacterium genomic DNA:
- a CDS encoding SUMF1/EgtB/PvdO family nonheme iron enzyme, whose product MTKPFMCGIVMVFTIFVSFQEATGQVSVTNDRWEREPGFTYPSSTGPYSPQPFKPRQYVTYRTIGEIMVDGKLDEPSWLNADWTENHVHIVFRGYRNPSLSTRSKVVWDDDNIYFSGFLEEPNIYAHITKKDTIVCHESDFEIFIDADSDGRNYIEIEFNALGTIWDMTYAKELDKGALPKSWWWIPGSEPWDVRGMRLAVRTDGTVNYPFDRDVGWTYECSIPWSTLQETSLAGERLNTNGSAIRVNFSRVQFNIKEDWPLDDWTPVRGVDWLWSPMLTYRAHITECFGRIIMSSRTVIQDRDETLENAFPFIEPPRPSARVKPGDMVKIKGGTYVIGPDDEDPSGASPKGEVTVRDFYIDRYETTIGEYTAFLNDGGHDEFYWEDMADPDWCGIVKKSDGRYEAVTGKELYPVCLVKIEGARAYAAWTGKRLPTEFEWEIAARGSEGRAYPWGNEPPDDSRANYDFRIGHTLPVGSYPKGRTPEGVYDMAGNVNEMIDLIWDEYPWGKKRPDIQKPCRNPVCRGGAWTGHAAMLKTTYRDVVKSHYMAPLVGFRCAKDAE is encoded by the coding sequence ATGACCAAACCGTTCATGTGTGGTATAGTAATGGTCTTCACGATATTTGTCAGTTTTCAGGAGGCCACCGGCCAGGTGTCGGTGACCAACGACCGGTGGGAAAGGGAACCGGGATTCACCTACCCGTCATCAACCGGCCCCTATTCCCCGCAGCCGTTCAAGCCGCGACAGTATGTCACCTACCGAACCATCGGTGAAATTATGGTGGACGGCAAGCTTGACGAACCCTCCTGGTTGAACGCCGACTGGACCGAAAACCATGTCCACATTGTGTTCAGGGGCTACCGCAACCCGAGCCTCAGTACGCGCTCAAAGGTTGTCTGGGACGATGACAACATTTATTTTAGCGGCTTCCTTGAAGAACCGAACATCTATGCCCACATTACGAAAAAAGACACGATTGTCTGCCACGAAAGCGATTTCGAGATATTTATCGATGCTGACAGCGATGGCCGCAACTATATCGAGATCGAATTCAATGCGCTGGGGACAATCTGGGACATGACCTATGCCAAGGAACTCGACAAGGGCGCCCTGCCGAAAAGCTGGTGGTGGATACCCGGGAGCGAGCCCTGGGATGTCAGGGGAATGCGCCTCGCGGTCAGGACCGACGGCACCGTCAACTACCCGTTCGACCGGGATGTGGGCTGGACCTACGAATGCTCTATCCCCTGGTCGACACTCCAGGAAACGAGCCTCGCCGGAGAGCGACTCAACACAAACGGGAGTGCGATCCGGGTCAATTTCAGCCGTGTGCAGTTCAACATCAAAGAGGACTGGCCACTCGACGACTGGACGCCGGTCAGGGGTGTGGACTGGCTCTGGTCACCCATGCTGACCTACCGCGCCCACATCACCGAGTGTTTCGGGCGGATCATCATGTCCTCACGGACAGTCATTCAGGACCGCGACGAAACTCTCGAAAACGCTTTTCCCTTTATCGAGCCGCCCAGGCCTTCTGCCCGTGTAAAACCCGGCGACATGGTCAAAATCAAGGGCGGGACCTATGTCATCGGGCCCGATGACGAGGACCCCAGCGGCGCATCACCAAAAGGCGAGGTCACGGTCAGGGACTTCTATATCGACCGGTACGAAACGACTATCGGCGAGTACACGGCGTTCCTCAACGACGGCGGCCACGACGAATTCTACTGGGAGGACATGGCCGATCCAGACTGGTGCGGAATCGTGAAAAAGAGCGATGGCCGCTACGAAGCAGTCACGGGCAAGGAGCTGTACCCTGTCTGTCTCGTCAAGATCGAAGGAGCCAGGGCTTACGCCGCGTGGACGGGGAAACGGCTGCCGACTGAATTCGAATGGGAGATTGCAGCCCGAGGCAGCGAAGGACGCGCCTATCCCTGGGGTAACGAGCCGCCTGACGACAGCCGTGCGAATTACGACTTCCGTATCGGACATACCCTGCCGGTGGGGTCGTACCCCAAAGGACGGACACCCGAGGGTGTGTACGACATGGCCGGGAATGTCAACGAAATGATCGATCTGATATGGGATGAATATCCCTGGGGAAAGAAACGCCCGGATATTCAGAAACCATGCCGGAATCCGGTCTGCCGGGGCGGGGCATGGACCGGTCATGCAGCCATGCTGAAAACGACCTACCGCGATGTCGTCAAATCGCACTATATGGCACCCCTGGTGGGCTTCCGCTGCGCGAAAGATGCGGAGTGA
- a CDS encoding Nramp family divalent metal transporter, with amino-acid sequence MDKKRTGIFSKIGLMLLAVGPGLFMMGYNIGTGSITNMASAGSRYGMSMFWVLVLSCVFTYVMLVAYGQFTLVSGDTSLMGYRKYLPFGKWIAIYSIFTLSLGEFLGIAGVMGVLTDLIREWTKILFGGEGLNMIISAVVILSGCYYLLWTGKYSKFEKFLITLVILMGLSFLLSMIMVIPKPGELIRGLVPSIPDEPNAFLIIAGMTGTTCGAIVFVMRSIVVAEKGWTIKELHHEKIDALVSAGMMLFVSAAIMACAAGTLYRMGIPVERAVDMVRILEPVAGRFAISIFVVGIIGAAVSTVFPIALILPWLICDYRGTERNIQSTMFRILGAVAFLAGLTVPVFGGRPVFVMIAASAFQATIMPVTTIAIMVMINNKKIMGEHTAGLWLNIGMSATLVYAFITTYMGIVALIDIFAPLFR; translated from the coding sequence TTGGATAAAAAGCGCACAGGAATTTTCAGTAAGATCGGCCTGATGCTCCTCGCTGTCGGGCCGGGACTGTTCATGATGGGCTATAACATCGGTACAGGCAGCATTACCAACATGGCTTCAGCAGGGAGCCGTTATGGTATGAGTATGTTCTGGGTGCTCGTACTGTCCTGTGTTTTTACATATGTCATGCTTGTCGCGTACGGGCAGTTCACGCTCGTGAGCGGCGATACCTCCCTCATGGGATACCGGAAATATCTGCCGTTCGGGAAATGGATCGCGATTTATTCGATTTTTACCCTTTCGCTCGGCGAGTTTCTCGGTATTGCCGGAGTCATGGGGGTGCTGACCGATCTTATCAGGGAGTGGACAAAGATTCTGTTCGGCGGCGAAGGTTTGAACATGATAATCTCAGCCGTTGTTATCCTTTCCGGCTGTTATTATCTCCTGTGGACAGGGAAATATTCGAAATTCGAAAAATTCCTCATTACGCTGGTCATTTTGATGGGACTGAGTTTTCTGCTCAGCATGATCATGGTCATACCCAAACCGGGAGAGCTCATCAGAGGTCTCGTTCCGAGCATTCCCGATGAACCGAACGCGTTTCTCATCATCGCGGGGATGACCGGAACGACATGCGGGGCAATCGTGTTTGTCATGCGGAGTATCGTTGTCGCCGAAAAGGGCTGGACGATCAAGGAGCTCCACCATGAAAAAATCGACGCTCTCGTGAGCGCGGGTATGATGCTCTTCGTTTCCGCCGCAATCATGGCATGCGCCGCGGGAACCCTGTACCGCATGGGAATTCCGGTCGAGCGCGCCGTCGATATGGTCAGGATTCTCGAACCTGTGGCGGGACGGTTTGCGATCAGTATTTTCGTGGTCGGTATCATCGGCGCGGCGGTGAGCACCGTATTCCCCATCGCTCTCATCCTGCCATGGCTCATCTGCGATTACCGCGGCACAGAGCGCAACATACAGAGCACCATGTTCCGCATCCTCGGCGCTGTCGCCTTTCTGGCGGGGCTCACGGTGCCGGTGTTCGGCGGGAGGCCCGTGTTTGTCATGATAGCCGCGAGCGCCTTTCAGGCAACGATCATGCCGGTGACCACCATCGCGATCATGGTGATGATCAATAACAAAAAAATCATGGGCGAGCACACCGCCGGGCTCTGGCTCAACATCGGGATGTCCGCGACCCTTGTCTACGCATTTATTACCACATATATGGGAATTGTGGCCCTCATCGATATATTTGCGCCGCTGTTCCGGTGA